AGGAAAGCAAGCGGCTTAGTTTTGGGAGTGTGCCTTTACTGCTTCTGCAACGAGCATCTCTAAATTTTCCGCTTTCGCTTTGTGTGTAATCAACCTGCCTTCCCTATCAATGAGCCACAGTTCGGGAGTACCAGCAACATCATACTGTTGTAAAAGTGAATATGCTGCCGCGTCGAAAATTTGTCGCCACTGAATACCATTTACTTTAATGTAGTTACGCAAACCAGACATTATCGCTGCTTCGCTATCAAGGCAGACCCCGATAATATCGAATCCCGCATCTTTATAAGTATCGTAAACTTTCTTGATATCTGACGTTTCCGCCGTGCCAAAATCCCTCCAGACCATCCAAAAGTGAAGCAAGACGACTTTCCCACGATACTCCCGAAGCGAAATCGGATTCCCATCAAGGTCGATCACAGAAAAGTCAGGGACAGGTTTTCCAACCAATTCGTATCTCGGATTAGACTTGCGCTCATACACCTCAGCGAGTTCAGTATTGCCTAACTGCCTATGAATATCGGCAAGCTTATAGAAGATGAATTTATCGTCTGGATACTGCTGCTCAGCTACCTGAAAAAACGCAAGAAGATCCTCGTATCGCTCTACCGTCTTGAATATGTCAAATAGCACCTGATACCCTTGCAGGTCTTGTATCATGCCCGACTTGAGACGTTCAATAAGGGCAGCCGCGGATTGTTCGTTTCCTAATAGGGTATAAAGTCTGACAAGCTGCGGATAGAGATCAAAGAAACGCTTACCATCAGGGTAACGCTTATCATCAGGCGGGCGCGCAAGTATTTCTTCAATAGCAGTGAGAGCCGCTTCGTGGCTACCGTACATATCCTCCGGCGTGTGTTCCCAAATCTTGGAAGACCTGTAAATCTGAGAAGAGAAGCTTAAGTTCAAAACCTCAGAATCTCCATTCACGTGATGCCAACAACGGACAAGTGGTATGACATCACCGAATACTAAACGTTGTTCAATTTTCTTAGCTCGATATTCCGGAGCAAGCTCATACCCATAACTCACGGGCATTCTCGGCTCTATGTCCCGGAGAAAACCTATT
The nucleotide sequence above comes from Candidatus Poribacteria bacterium. Encoded proteins:
- a CDS encoding sigma-70 family RNA polymerase sigma factor, with the translated sequence MEREDDVQLIYDILSGDETAFSVLVQKYQKSVHALVWRKIGDFHHAEEITQDIFLQVHKKLPTLKDPRQFTGWLYVIANRFCIDWRRKKKFVVQSIEDTPTAEIEKSAYTRYMSEQRQAEASERRRETVKKLLAQLPESERTVVTLYYLGEMKVKEISKFLGVSVSTLNTRLHRARERLQGKASLVQEVLGGVSETFLTSTTGKNSEMHERNIELCTQNLLTIGKAIQTYQKEHDDFPERLSDLHPKYLPEASVFICPADDEDGKAGFLPNIDLVAIGKIIGRIGFLRDIEPRMPVSYGYELAPEYRAKKIEQRLVFGDVIPLVRCWHHVNGDSEVLNLSFSSQIYRSSKIWEHTPEDMYGSHEAALTAIEEILARPPDDKRYPDGKRFFDLYPQLVRLYTLLGNEQSAAALIERLKSGMIQDLQGYQVLFDIFKTVERYEDLLAFFQVAEQQYPDDKFIFYKLADIHRQLGNTELAEVYERKSNPRYELVGKPVPDFSVIDLDGNPISLREYRGKVVLLHFWMVWRDFGTAETSDIKKVYDTYKDAGFDIIGVCLDSEAAIMSGLRNYIKVNGIQWRQIFDAAAYSLLQQYDVAGTPELWLIDREGRLITHKAKAENLEMLVAEAVKAHSQN